GTTGAAATCGCTGCCGAAACGGAACCAGTCGAGGCGGCGCCTCCGGACCCGGCGCCTGAGGAAAATGTGGCCGCGGCCTCGACCGCCGACGATTTGCTGCGCCGGTTGCAAACGGACTTGGCCGCAATTGATGAACCGGCGATCTCGCTCGCGGCACTTGTCGAGTTGTTGGGCGGACTCGCCGCCTGCTCCATCGAGTTGGACGGCGCTAGCCTGGCCTCCATCGGCGTCACTGGCGAATCCGGCACGTCCGTCAAACTGGAAGACGCCACGATTGAAGCGGCGCTCATCGCCGCGCTCGAACCGCTGGGGCTGGCTTACGA
Above is a genomic segment from Planctomycetia bacterium containing:
- a CDS encoding STN domain-containing protein codes for the protein VEIAAETEPVEAAPPDPAPEENVAAASTADDLLRRLQTDLAAIDEPAISLAALVELLGGLAACSIELDGASLASIGVTGESGTSVKLEDATIEAALIAALEPLGLAYEPRGKSIVIFAARN